In Phytoactinopolyspora mesophila, the following are encoded in one genomic region:
- a CDS encoding alpha/beta fold hydrolase: protein MAWTLPEMFKTEGGTVRWARLGDGPEPIVLVHGTPYSSFVWRDIAPALALKRAVFVFDLLGYGQSDQSADQDLTLAAQARRFVDLLAHWELHRPSVVANDIGGAIVLRALLLDGATYNDLTIFDAVSGGDWERGLFKLLRAHPAVFDQLPGYAHESLVISHLNNATHRGFSPDVISAHLSPWLGPTGQAAFYRQYRQLSQSDTEPYEALLDQVAVPVKLLWGREDRILPPEYGTWLHERIPHAELHWVADAGHLLQEDAPAQLLSHLLAGFAGDGETGPSRVPPTTT from the coding sequence ATGGCCTGGACTCTGCCCGAGATGTTCAAGACCGAGGGCGGAACCGTCCGGTGGGCGCGGCTTGGCGACGGGCCGGAACCCATCGTGTTGGTGCACGGCACGCCCTACTCATCTTTTGTCTGGCGCGACATCGCACCAGCACTCGCACTCAAACGCGCCGTCTTCGTCTTCGATCTGCTCGGCTATGGGCAATCCGACCAGAGCGCGGACCAGGATCTGACCCTGGCCGCCCAGGCACGCCGATTCGTGGATCTTCTCGCGCACTGGGAGCTACATCGTCCCAGCGTGGTCGCCAACGACATTGGTGGCGCCATCGTGCTGCGCGCCCTCCTCCTCGACGGAGCCACCTACAACGATCTCACCATCTTCGACGCGGTCAGCGGCGGCGACTGGGAACGTGGCCTGTTCAAGCTACTGCGCGCCCATCCCGCGGTGTTCGATCAGCTTCCCGGCTACGCGCACGAGTCCCTCGTCATCAGCCACCTCAACAACGCCACCCACCGCGGTTTCTCGCCCGACGTGATCAGCGCGCACCTCTCTCCTTGGCTCGGACCCACCGGGCAGGCGGCCTTCTACCGCCAATACCGTCAGCTCTCCCAGTCCGACACGGAACCGTACGAGGCTCTACTCGACCAGGTCGCCGTACCGGTCAAGCTGCTCTGGGGACGTGAGGACCGGATCCTCCCGCCGGAGTATGGCACCTGGTTGCATGAACGGATCCCCCACGCCGAGCTGCACTGGGTAGCCGATGCCGGACACCTGTTGCAGGAAGACGCGCCGGCGCAGCTGCTCTCCCATCTGCTCGCAGGCTTCGCCGGCGACGGTGAGACGGGTCCGTCGCGTGTGCCGCCGACCACCACCTAG
- a CDS encoding ABC transporter permease, whose product MLSTSLAASELGMVLRRRRNVIMLAVLAAAPVIVGVALRLSSSPGGPARGLLAEVSSNGLFLGFSALILLTPFFMPLTMAVVSGDSIAGESASGTLRYLLTVPVARGRVLAVKYTSSVVFGVVAAVVVVTSGMVTGALLFPVGDVTLLSGQTIGLLETGWRGIIMAGYAALMLAGLAAIGVFISTLTEVPTTAMASTAAVPVISQILGAIPQLSGLHPWLLTDTWRAYADFLREPMMLETVNRGLLTQAAYIVIFLSLAWARLTTRDVTA is encoded by the coding sequence ATGTTGAGCACTAGCCTCGCTGCGTCCGAGCTCGGTATGGTCCTACGCCGCCGGCGAAACGTCATCATGCTTGCCGTGCTGGCGGCGGCACCGGTGATCGTGGGGGTCGCATTGCGGTTATCGTCGTCCCCGGGTGGGCCGGCGCGTGGTCTGCTGGCCGAGGTCTCGAGCAACGGCTTGTTTCTGGGTTTCTCCGCATTGATTCTGCTGACCCCGTTCTTCATGCCGCTGACGATGGCCGTCGTGTCCGGCGACTCGATCGCCGGTGAGTCAGCCAGCGGAACTCTGCGGTATCTGCTGACGGTACCGGTGGCGCGCGGGCGGGTGCTGGCGGTGAAATACACGTCCAGCGTGGTGTTCGGCGTCGTCGCCGCCGTAGTGGTGGTGACATCCGGGATGGTGACCGGCGCGCTGCTCTTTCCCGTGGGTGACGTGACGCTGCTTTCGGGCCAGACGATCGGGCTGCTGGAGACCGGCTGGCGCGGAATAATCATGGCCGGCTATGCCGCGCTGATGCTGGCGGGGCTGGCGGCGATAGGTGTGTTCATCTCGACTCTGACTGAAGTGCCCACGACGGCGATGGCTTCAACGGCCGCCGTTCCGGTCATCTCGCAAATTCTGGGGGCCATCCCACAGCTGTCCGGCTTGCACCCATGGCTGCTCACCGACACCTGGCGGGCGTACGCGGACTTCCTACGGGAGCCGATGATGCTGGAGACCGTCAACCGTGGTCTGCTCACTCAGGCCGCGTACATCGTGATTTTTCTGTCGCTGGCCTGGGCTCGTCTCACGACACGGGACGTCACAGCCTAG
- a CDS encoding ATP-binding cassette domain-containing protein, translating into MTAAIATEGLTKRFGRHTAVDSVDLAVPEGSVYGFLGPNGSGKTTTIRMLLGLIAPTEGSVTMLGSEMPLSGADVLPRVGALIDGPAFHPYLSGRDNLIRLDVADRTTRRTDRRTRIDSALESVGLGAAAGKAYRVYSQGMRQRLGLAAALLKPRELLVLDEPTNGLDPQGTREVRRIVSEVAAAGTTVFVSSHLLGEIDQMCCHLGVMRNGRLVAQDDIGSLRAAMSVRIRIDTPAQEGTMAVLQRLNLANIVARPDGIRAELSGTASEEVVEHLVKAGIPVRQAVVERAGLEEFFVSLTGEGFDVEH; encoded by the coding sequence GTGACCGCGGCGATAGCCACCGAGGGCCTGACCAAGAGGTTTGGCCGGCACACGGCCGTCGACTCGGTCGACCTGGCGGTCCCGGAGGGCTCGGTCTACGGTTTCCTCGGACCGAACGGCTCCGGCAAGACCACCACCATCCGGATGCTCCTGGGGCTCATCGCACCCACCGAGGGCTCGGTGACGATGCTCGGCTCGGAGATGCCGCTGTCCGGCGCAGACGTGTTGCCACGGGTGGGCGCACTGATCGACGGCCCGGCGTTTCACCCCTACCTCTCGGGGCGGGACAACCTCATCCGCCTCGACGTGGCCGACCGCACCACGCGCAGGACCGATCGGCGCACCCGCATCGATTCCGCCCTGGAGTCGGTCGGCCTCGGTGCGGCTGCCGGCAAGGCCTATCGGGTCTACTCGCAGGGCATGCGCCAGCGCCTCGGGCTGGCGGCTGCCCTGCTCAAGCCGCGTGAACTGCTGGTGCTCGACGAGCCCACCAACGGCTTGGATCCGCAGGGAACCCGTGAGGTGCGGCGGATCGTGTCCGAGGTAGCGGCGGCGGGCACCACGGTTTTCGTCTCCTCCCATCTGCTCGGCGAGATCGACCAGATGTGCTGTCACCTGGGCGTCATGCGGAACGGCCGGCTCGTGGCGCAGGACGACATCGGTTCGCTGCGGGCCGCCATGTCAGTGCGGATCCGGATCGACACCCCGGCACAGGAAGGCACCATGGCCGTGCTGCAACGGCTGAATCTGGCGAACATCGTCGCTCGTCCGGACGGTATCCGCGCCGAGCTGTCGGGTACGGCCTCGGAGGAGGTCGTCGAACACCTGGTCAAAGCCGGTATTCCGGTACGGCAGGCCGTCGTTGAACGAGCCGGCCTGGAGGAGTTCTTCGTCTCCCTGACCGGGGAGGGTTTCGATGTTGAGCACTAG